In Sphingobium sp. B2D3C, a genomic segment contains:
- a CDS encoding tetratricopeptide repeat protein, whose product MFQGQRPDPEQAVKAQSRGDWARAAELYEDLLAEQPDDPVLLGNHGQVLRKLGRDDEALVQYGRAIESPEAPAAVWFNYGNVLYDKSKWEKSQAAFEQALALEREDGPAIVPATIQLARCAVRQGEYEEARRLFSDVLRRDPNNFTAWLEAGNVCRHHGTLDEALDFYRRAAEAAPSRYGAHLSVARALEQVGREDEAVLAWLKALDCAGPDDHADIHHRMGLGRAERGEWHRAVEGFRHALTAASDFHAARIDLADALMQMGATEQAEPLFAQLEALDLEEEDEIKFAGTLMKHNQYDRCDAVLRARIEKDPDNWRGHFNLGKVLIEGMRTEEAEACFARVDELAGDDVPDMRAMRGSIAGKRGDVDTARDIYTELGEEEGPESPFRGSAAMAALYSETMTAEETRDFHQRLFAPLAEGARAATSFANDRSTGAGAADAGKRSRRLRVGYVTGDMHGEHPVSLFMRPVLARHDREAFEITVYSLSPLTDDMTRRARGHVDRWRDAASISNTRLAQMIEDDGIDVLIDLIGHTGRNRAPLFARRAAPVQAMFLGYPSTTGIPNMDWLISDPVTSPSDHAHLYTERLQHVPGFVFCYAPEREFPFPDYGKTHLERPLTFGSFNNVSKLTPYTIRLWAKAIVATPGSRLVLKGPSFLDSVAVNRFGDLFVEAGVAADRLEFRGPSSLDEMMAEYADIDIALDCFPYNGGTTSCQALWMGTPVITLAGESFVQRMGAGLMSAIGRPEWVAQDEEAFVEIAVRLASDRAALLEEKRSLRTRFAASPAGDIDRYTRELEDVYRRMWTDFAAGGA is encoded by the coding sequence ATGTTCCAGGGGCAGCGACCCGATCCGGAGCAGGCGGTCAAGGCCCAGTCGCGTGGCGACTGGGCCAGGGCGGCCGAGCTCTATGAAGACCTGCTTGCCGAGCAGCCGGACGATCCGGTGTTGCTCGGCAACCATGGCCAGGTGCTGCGCAAGCTTGGCCGGGATGACGAGGCGCTGGTGCAATATGGCCGGGCGATCGAGAGCCCGGAGGCACCAGCGGCGGTCTGGTTCAATTATGGCAATGTGCTCTACGACAAGAGCAAGTGGGAGAAGTCTCAGGCCGCCTTCGAGCAGGCGCTGGCGCTGGAGCGGGAGGATGGCCCTGCCATCGTGCCCGCCACCATTCAACTCGCCCGCTGCGCAGTGCGGCAGGGCGAGTATGAGGAGGCGCGGCGACTGTTCAGCGATGTGCTGCGCCGCGACCCCAACAACTTCACCGCCTGGCTGGAAGCGGGCAATGTCTGCCGCCACCATGGCACGCTGGACGAAGCGCTCGATTTCTATCGCCGGGCGGCCGAGGCGGCACCCTCGCGCTATGGCGCGCATTTGAGCGTTGCCCGCGCGCTCGAACAGGTCGGGCGGGAGGATGAGGCGGTGCTCGCCTGGCTCAAGGCGCTGGATTGCGCGGGGCCGGACGATCATGCCGATATCCACCACCGCATGGGGCTCGGCCGGGCAGAGCGGGGCGAGTGGCACCGCGCTGTCGAAGGCTTCCGTCATGCGCTGACGGCAGCGAGCGATTTCCACGCCGCGCGGATCGATCTGGCCGATGCGCTCATGCAGATGGGCGCGACCGAGCAGGCCGAGCCGCTGTTCGCTCAACTGGAGGCGTTGGACCTCGAAGAGGAAGACGAGATCAAATTTGCCGGCACGCTGATGAAGCACAATCAGTACGACCGGTGCGACGCGGTGCTCCGCGCGCGGATCGAGAAGGATCCGGACAATTGGCGGGGCCATTTCAACCTCGGCAAGGTGCTCATCGAGGGGATGCGCACCGAGGAGGCCGAGGCCTGCTTCGCCAGGGTGGATGAGCTGGCTGGCGACGATGTGCCGGACATGCGGGCGATGCGCGGCTCGATTGCCGGCAAGCGCGGCGATGTCGACACCGCGCGCGATATTTATACCGAGCTGGGCGAGGAGGAAGGCCCGGAATCGCCGTTCCGTGGCTCGGCGGCGATGGCGGCGCTCTACAGCGAGACGATGACGGCGGAGGAGACCCGCGACTTCCATCAGAGGCTGTTCGCGCCGCTGGCCGAGGGCGCGAGGGCGGCGACCTCGTTTGCCAATGATCGCTCGACCGGGGCCGGCGCGGCCGATGCGGGGAAGCGCAGCCGTCGCCTGCGGGTCGGCTATGTCACGGGCGACATGCATGGCGAGCATCCGGTCAGCCTGTTCATGCGGCCGGTGCTGGCGCGGCATGATCGTGAGGCCTTCGAGATCACCGTCTATTCGCTGAGCCCGCTCACCGACGACATGACCCGCCGCGCGCGCGGCCATGTCGATCGCTGGCGCGATGCCGCGAGCATCAGCAACACGCGCCTCGCGCAGATGATCGAGGACGACGGCATCGACGTGCTGATCGACCTGATTGGCCACACCGGGCGCAACCGCGCGCCGCTGTTCGCCCGCCGGGCGGCGCCGGTGCAGGCGATGTTCCTGGGCTATCCCTCGACCACCGGCATTCCGAACATGGACTGGCTGATCAGCGATCCGGTGACCTCACCAAGCGACCATGCCCATCTCTACACCGAGCGGCTGCAGCATGTGCCGGGCTTTGTGTTTTGCTACGCGCCCGAACGGGAGTTTCCGTTCCCCGATTATGGCAAGACGCATTTGGAGCGCCCGCTCACCTTCGGGTCGTTCAACAATGTCTCCAAGCTCACCCCATACACCATTCGCCTGTGGGCCAAGGCGATCGTCGCCACGCCCGGCTCGCGGCTGGTGCTCAAGGGGCCGAGCTTCCTCGATTCGGTGGCGGTGAACCGCTTTGGCGACCTGTTCGTGGAGGCAGGCGTTGCCGCCGACCGGCTGGAATTCCGGGGGCCATCGAGCCTTGATGAGATGATGGCCGAATATGCCGACATCGACATCGCGCTGGACTGCTTCCCTTACAATGGCGGCACGACCAGCTGTCAGGCGCTGTGGATGGGCACGCCGGTGATCACGCTGGCCGGCGAGAGCTTCGTGCAGCGCATGGGCGCGGGGCTGATGAGCGCCATCGGCCGGCCCGAATGGGTGGCGCAGGACGAGGAGGCGTTCGTGGAGATCGCCGTCCGCCTGGCCTCGGATCGCGCCGCGCTGCTGGAGGAAAAGCGCAGCCTGCGCACGCGCTTCGCCGCATCGCCGGCCGGCGACATCGATCGGTACACGCGCGAGTTGGAAGACGTCTATCGCCGTATGTGGACCGACTTCGCGGCCGGGGGGGCATGA
- a CDS encoding helix-turn-helix domain-containing protein — protein sequence MTIFDSDFESVGAAVPRSAAGIALMVRRLGTMESAYARLIWSRALAEAIEKMEHASATDLIDSGTGEGDARRSARQGDTQILRMLQAHMNLRSPSAVRLLMWLMANPDVFHAPHELRASLGFAESSIKVFVSELRKAFRNKNMPDPIVSFYRRGYCVPADCAALIKDVISRLALEETSLGRIKSPS from the coding sequence ATGACCATATTCGATAGTGACTTCGAGAGCGTGGGGGCCGCCGTACCAAGATCGGCCGCCGGAATCGCGCTGATGGTGCGGCGGCTGGGGACGATGGAATCGGCCTATGCGCGGCTGATCTGGTCGCGCGCGCTGGCGGAAGCCATCGAGAAGATGGAGCACGCCTCTGCGACCGACCTGATCGACAGCGGGACGGGAGAAGGCGATGCCCGCCGTTCCGCGCGTCAGGGCGACACGCAGATCCTGCGGATGCTGCAGGCGCATATGAACCTGCGCAGCCCCAGCGCCGTGCGCCTGCTCATGTGGCTGATGGCCAATCCCGATGTGTTCCACGCGCCGCACGAACTGCGGGCGAGCCTGGGATTTGCGGAAAGCTCGATCAAGGTGTTCGTGTCCGAGCTGCGCAAGGCGTTTCGCAACAAGAATATGCCGGACCCGATCGTCTCCTTCTATCGGCGCGGCTATTGCGTGCCGGCCGATTGTGCGGCGCTGATCAAGGATGTCATCTCCCGCCTCGCCCTTGAGGAGACGAGCCTGGGGCGGATCAAGAGTCCGTCCTGA
- a CDS encoding tyrosine-type recombinase/integrase, whose protein sequence is MNWSVFDEYGCRKYLNRSEMSCFLDSAKTAPPSVHAFCRLLAETGCRISEALCLTLGRIDPAACVVIFESLKKRKRGIFRRVPISSGLVRLLTDIAGNDRAAPLWRWSRTTAWRHVHEHMDRTHIRGPQACPRGLRHGFAVAALGAGAPLNLVQSWLGHANIETTSIYAVAVGPEEREIVERIWSRIRAGDLAQRRVPSANHRSAGSVAARRNASPAATEHYFF, encoded by the coding sequence ATGAACTGGTCTGTATTCGACGAATATGGCTGCAGAAAATATTTGAACCGATCCGAAATGAGCTGCTTCCTCGATAGTGCAAAGACTGCCCCGCCTTCCGTCCATGCCTTCTGCCGCTTGCTCGCCGAAACCGGATGCCGCATTTCGGAGGCGCTCTGCCTGACCCTTGGGCGGATCGACCCCGCCGCCTGTGTCGTCATCTTCGAAAGCCTCAAGAAGCGGAAGAGAGGCATTTTCCGCCGCGTGCCGATCTCGTCGGGGCTGGTGCGCCTGCTCACCGATATTGCCGGCAATGATCGCGCCGCCCCCCTCTGGCGCTGGTCCCGCACCACCGCCTGGCGCCACGTCCATGAGCATATGGACCGGACGCATATCAGAGGCCCGCAAGCCTGCCCGCGCGGCCTGCGACATGGCTTTGCCGTCGCCGCGCTCGGAGCTGGCGCGCCGCTCAATCTCGTGCAGTCATGGCTCGGCCACGCCAATATCGAAACCACGAGCATCTATGCGGTAGCGGTCGGCCCCGAGGAGCGTGAGATCGTCGAGCGAATCTGGAGCCGCATCCGCGCCGGCGACCTCGCGCAGCGCCGCGTCCCATCCGCCAACCACCGCAGTGCCGGATCGGTAGCAGCCCGGCGCAATGCCAGCCCTGCCGCAACCGAGCATTATTTCTTCTGA
- a CDS encoding ankyrin repeat domain-containing protein: protein MGSPLALALAPLIGAVTAQPAMAQFSDSYRFLEAVRKGDTAKIAEVLETPGVTPINTKDRTSGETALLIVVGQRSVMMTNYLLSKGARADLTDNNGRTPLMLAVERRFVEGAQLLLAHKADPNQTNSSGETPLIRAVQMRDMEMVRLLVTNGADPLRRDRLAGMSALDYAKAGAPMSGLIDLLNSAEKPKVSGAVQGPRL, encoded by the coding sequence ATGGGCAGCCCACTGGCGCTCGCGCTGGCGCCGCTGATCGGCGCGGTGACGGCACAGCCCGCCATGGCGCAATTCTCCGACAGCTACCGCTTCCTCGAGGCGGTGCGCAAAGGCGATACCGCCAAGATTGCCGAAGTGCTCGAAACCCCCGGCGTCACCCCGATCAACACCAAGGATCGCACCAGCGGCGAGACCGCATTGCTGATCGTGGTCGGCCAACGCAGCGTGATGATGACCAATTATCTGCTCTCCAAGGGCGCGCGCGCGGACCTGACCGACAATAACGGCCGCACGCCCCTGATGCTCGCCGTGGAACGCCGCTTCGTGGAAGGCGCGCAGCTGCTGCTCGCCCACAAGGCCGATCCCAACCAGACCAACAGCAGCGGCGAAACCCCGCTGATCCGCGCGGTGCAGATGCGCGATATGGAGATGGTGCGGCTGCTCGTCACCAATGGTGCCGACCCGCTGCGCCGCGATCGCCTCGCCGGCATGTCGGCGCTCGATTACGCAAAGGCCGGCGCGCCGATGAGCGGCCTGATCGATCTGCTCAACAGCGCGGAAAAGCCCAAGGTCAGCGGCGCCGTGCAAGGCCCGCGCCTCTAG
- a CDS encoding SCO family protein: MNKACKKILALSIGLALAACQGQSGGNQAGGSESLPAEGNLVGARIGGDFTLTDQNGKSVRWADFQGKYRLVYFGYTFCPDVCPLDLNRIMLGYRMLEKDHPEVAAKIQPIFITVDPERDTVEVVKGYVAHFHPRLIGLTGTPEQIEKVKTDFVVVASKEGDQAAKQDYLVNHTRTPFLFGPDGKPIALVPVEELASADETVAKGVHDFLVHYVR, encoded by the coding sequence ATGAATAAAGCCTGCAAAAAAATCCTCGCGCTTTCCATCGGCTTGGCGCTGGCCGCTTGCCAGGGCCAGAGCGGCGGCAACCAGGCCGGCGGCAGTGAGTCGCTCCCTGCCGAGGGCAATCTCGTCGGCGCCCGGATCGGCGGGGATTTCACGCTGACCGACCAGAATGGCAAGAGCGTGCGCTGGGCGGATTTCCAGGGCAAATATCGCCTCGTCTATTTCGGCTACACCTTCTGCCCGGATGTGTGCCCGCTGGACCTCAACCGGATCATGCTCGGCTACCGGATGCTGGAGAAGGACCATCCCGAGGTTGCGGCCAAGATCCAGCCGATCTTCATCACCGTCGATCCCGAGCGCGACACCGTCGAAGTGGTGAAAGGCTATGTCGCGCATTTCCATCCCCGGCTCATCGGCCTCACGGGCACGCCCGAGCAGATCGAGAAGGTGAAAACGGACTTCGTGGTGGTCGCCAGCAAAGAGGGCGATCAGGCCGCCAAGCAGGATTATCTCGTCAACCACACCCGCACGCCCTTCCTGTTCGGGCCGGATGGCAAGCCCATCGCGCTCGTGCCGGTCGAGGAACTGGCTTCCGCGGATGAGACGGTGGCCAAGGGCGTGCACGATTTCCTCGTCCATTATGTCCGATGA
- a CDS encoding YcgN family cysteine cluster protein, which produces MSFWEQPLETLDRAQWEALCDGCGKCCLHKVEDADTGRIYPTNVACRLLDRDTAQCSNYRQRRAFVPDCLRLSRANLQDIEWLPQTCAYRLRAHDEPLPDWHYLICGDREAVHRAGQSIRGWTISETIAGDLENHIVDRAL; this is translated from the coding sequence ATGAGCTTCTGGGAGCAGCCTCTCGAAACGCTTGATCGCGCGCAGTGGGAGGCGCTGTGCGACGGTTGTGGCAAATGCTGTTTGCACAAGGTGGAGGATGCCGACACCGGACGCATTTACCCGACCAATGTCGCCTGCCGACTACTGGATCGGGATACCGCCCAGTGTAGCAATTACCGCCAACGCCGCGCGTTCGTGCCTGATTGCCTGCGGCTGAGCCGGGCCAATCTGCAGGACATCGAGTGGCTGCCACAGACCTGCGCCTATCGCCTGCGCGCCCATGACGAGCCCTTGCCGGACTGGCATTATCTGATCTGCGGGGATCGCGAGGCGGTGCATCGTGCCGGCCAGAGCATTCGCGGCTGGACGATCTCCGAGACGATCGCGGG